A single region of the Winslowiella toletana genome encodes:
- a CDS encoding Slp family lipoprotein — MLKKKDVQRTLAGLAVVSALLLSGCSSIPKSISGAEGAVNPATYQQLAMAPSLYQGQEVRVGGKVINVINLPSKTILELAVLPLNEYARPKIHEAYQGRVLVYTDKFLDPDNFRNRFVTVLGKMEGTENQLIGKRPYPFLKMSAVGYQVWQLDTTVMPASGWVYAWSPEWGIAPPPGYFYGAPEVVTQNTYLEP, encoded by the coding sequence ATGTTGAAGAAAAAAGATGTTCAAAGAACGCTGGCGGGCCTGGCTGTGGTATCCGCGCTACTGTTATCCGGTTGCTCATCAATACCGAAAAGCATCAGCGGAGCCGAAGGGGCGGTCAATCCTGCGACCTATCAGCAACTTGCTATGGCGCCTAGTTTATACCAGGGGCAGGAAGTTCGTGTCGGTGGTAAAGTAATTAATGTGATTAATCTTCCCTCCAAAACGATTCTTGAGTTAGCGGTATTGCCACTCAATGAATATGCCCGTCCGAAAATTCACGAGGCATATCAGGGCCGCGTTTTAGTCTACACGGACAAATTCCTCGATCCTGATAATTTCCGTAATCGCTTTGTCACCGTGCTCGGAAAAATGGAAGGAACAGAAAATCAGTTGATTGGTAAGCGTCCTTACCCGTTCCTGAAGATGTCTGCTGTGGGTTATCAGGTATGGCAGCTTGATACGACTGTGATGCCTGCCAGTGGCTGGGTTTATGCCTGGTCTCCGGAGTGGGGCATTGCACCACCACCGGGATATTTCTACGGAGCTCCTGAAGTCGTGACCCAGAATACTTATCTGGAGCCGTAA
- a CDS encoding DHA2 family efflux MFS transporter permease subunit, whose amino-acid sequence METVKSLPAPLRGAMLICMTFALSLATFMQMLDSTISNVAIPTISGFLGASTDQGTWVITSFGVANAISIPLTGRLSQRFGELRLFLLSVVCFSLASLACGLSTSLDMLIFFRVIQGLMAGPLVPLSQSLLLRNYPPEKRTFALSMWSMTVIIAPICGPILGGYICDNFSWGWIFFINVPMGIIAVSLCGTLLKGRETETQSVKMNYVGLVLLVLGVGALQLMLDKGKDLDWFNSTTIITLAIVSGVSLISLIIWESTDENPIIDISLFKSRNFTIGIVCITCAFLFYSGAIVLMPQLLQETMGYDAMWAGLAYAPIGLAPLILSPIIGFYGNKIDMRVLVTFSFIVYAISYYWRSITFTTGIDFMGIISPQLLQGCAVACFFLPLTTISLSGLPDNKFANASSISNFFRTLSGSIGTALTMTLWSRWESGQHSVLTGAINPFNPIYNAFSQRIESSGISFSQELNEINNMITQQGMLISANEIFRLSAIAFVMLTILVWFAKPPFTAKK is encoded by the coding sequence ATGGAAACCGTGAAATCACTGCCAGCCCCATTACGTGGGGCAATGTTGATCTGCATGACCTTTGCACTGTCGCTGGCGACATTTATGCAGATGCTGGACTCCACCATTTCCAACGTGGCGATCCCGACGATTTCAGGTTTTCTGGGAGCTTCAACGGATCAGGGGACATGGGTCATCACCTCGTTTGGCGTAGCAAACGCGATCTCAATTCCTCTGACCGGGCGACTGTCGCAACGGTTCGGCGAGTTGCGCTTGTTTCTTCTGTCAGTTGTCTGTTTTTCTCTGGCATCGCTGGCGTGCGGGCTTTCAACCAGCCTTGATATGCTCATTTTCTTCAGGGTGATTCAGGGGCTGATGGCAGGGCCGCTTGTTCCGCTGTCGCAGAGCCTGCTGCTGAGGAATTATCCACCGGAAAAACGCACCTTCGCCTTATCCATGTGGTCGATGACGGTGATTATTGCGCCGATTTGTGGGCCGATACTGGGTGGGTATATTTGCGACAATTTTAGCTGGGGTTGGATATTTTTCATCAATGTCCCGATGGGCATAATTGCCGTTTCACTGTGCGGAACTTTGCTGAAAGGCCGAGAGACAGAAACGCAGTCGGTGAAAATGAATTACGTCGGTCTGGTGCTGTTGGTGCTGGGCGTCGGTGCGCTACAGTTGATGCTTGATAAGGGTAAGGATCTGGACTGGTTTAACTCCACCACGATTATTACTCTGGCGATAGTGTCCGGCGTTTCGCTGATTTCCCTGATTATCTGGGAATCAACCGATGAAAATCCGATTATCGATATCAGTTTGTTCAAATCGCGTAATTTTACCATTGGTATCGTCTGCATCACCTGCGCCTTTCTGTTCTACTCTGGCGCTATCGTACTGATGCCGCAGTTGCTTCAGGAAACCATGGGGTACGATGCCATGTGGGCAGGACTGGCCTATGCGCCAATCGGATTGGCGCCGCTGATTTTGTCACCGATAATCGGCTTCTATGGTAATAAAATTGATATGCGTGTTCTGGTGACGTTCAGTTTTATCGTCTATGCGATATCTTATTACTGGCGTTCGATCACCTTCACCACCGGCATTGATTTTATGGGGATTATCTCTCCTCAGCTGTTACAAGGCTGCGCAGTGGCGTGTTTTTTTCTGCCACTGACCACTATTTCTCTTTCAGGTTTGCCGGATAATAAATTTGCCAATGCCTCCAGTATCAGCAATTTTTTCCGTACCTTATCAGGCTCGATTGGCACCGCGCTGACAATGACGCTGTGGAGTCGCTGGGAGTCAGGGCAGCACAGCGTGTTGACGGGGGCGATAAACCCGTTTAACCCGATATATAACGCATTCTCGCAGCGTATCGAATCTTCCGGAATCTCTTTTTCTCAGGAACTGAATGAAATAAACAATATGATCACGCAGCAGGGGATGCTCATTTCTGCCAACGAAATTTTCCGTCTCTCTGCAATAGCCTTTGTGATGCTGACGATTCTGGTGTGGTTTGCTAAACCTCCTTTTACTGCGAAAAAATAA
- a CDS encoding EmrA/EmrK family multidrug efflux transporter periplasmic adaptor subunit, translating to MERSETASKKKSRKKYFIIFFSILLPVFIGASVYWDLIISHQVSTDDAYVTGNMNSISSQIGGSVTAVNNTDTDFVHQGDVVVTLDKTDSTIAFNQKKSNLANTVREMRKLYVLDTQYQANITAARIQYKQASEDYQRRLELVGKGVITRENLEHAKDTAISSQASLDAAIQVYKANRALIMNTPLDHQPQVLQAADQVKQAWLSLQRTDIRSPVTGYVAQRSVQVGETINPAQALMAVIPAQEMWVNANFKETQLTNVRIGQQVTLTSDLYGDNVVFHGYVKGVNMGTGNAFALLPAQNASGNWIKVVQRVPVKVVLEEGELRQHPLRIGLSMNATIETGEVNSTSLHELSPKAAITPAYLSDALVIDTAPVDTIIANIIKRNGQL from the coding sequence GTGGAACGGTCTGAAACGGCATCAAAGAAAAAATCAAGAAAGAAGTATTTTATTATTTTTTTTAGTATTTTACTTCCCGTGTTTATTGGTGCGTCTGTTTACTGGGATTTAATTATCAGTCATCAGGTCAGCACTGATGATGCCTACGTAACGGGTAACATGAACAGCATCTCCTCACAGATCGGAGGCAGCGTTACCGCAGTTAATAATACGGATACGGATTTCGTGCACCAGGGAGATGTTGTCGTCACGCTGGATAAGACGGACTCGACAATTGCCTTCAATCAGAAAAAAAGCAATCTGGCCAACACGGTGCGCGAGATGCGCAAACTCTATGTGCTGGATACTCAGTATCAGGCCAATATCACCGCGGCGCGAATTCAGTATAAGCAGGCGTCGGAGGATTATCAGCGGCGGCTGGAGCTGGTGGGTAAGGGCGTAATCACCCGAGAAAACCTTGAGCATGCAAAAGACACTGCAATAAGCAGCCAGGCTTCGCTGGATGCGGCTATCCAGGTTTATAAAGCGAATAGGGCGCTGATCATGAACACGCCTCTTGACCATCAGCCGCAGGTGCTGCAAGCAGCCGATCAGGTGAAACAGGCATGGCTTTCGCTTCAGCGTACTGATATTCGTAGCCCTGTTACCGGCTATGTCGCTCAACGTAGCGTGCAGGTTGGGGAGACGATTAATCCTGCTCAGGCGCTGATGGCGGTGATTCCGGCCCAGGAAATGTGGGTCAATGCCAATTTTAAAGAAACCCAGTTGACGAATGTTCGTATTGGCCAGCAGGTCACTTTGACCAGCGACCTGTATGGCGACAACGTCGTTTTTCACGGCTATGTCAAAGGCGTCAATATGGGTACCGGTAATGCATTTGCACTGCTTCCGGCACAGAATGCCTCAGGGAACTGGATCAAAGTCGTTCAGCGGGTACCCGTCAAGGTGGTACTGGAAGAGGGCGAACTCCGCCAGCATCCGCTGCGTATCGGCCTGTCAATGAATGCCACCATAGAGACCGGCGAGGTGAACAGCACCTCCCTTCACGAGCTTTCGCCTAAGGCGGCCATCACACCGGCATACCTCAGCGATGCGCTGGTCATCGATACCGCCCCGGTAGATACCATTATCGCCAACATTATTAAACGTAATGGGCAGCTTTAA
- the evgA gene encoding acid-sensing system DNA-binding response regulator EvgA: MKAIIIDDHPLAITAIRNLLRKNDIEVLAELSDGAKAVQSMETLKPDIMIIDVDIPVHNGIQVLEMLRKRHYTGIVIIVSAKNDYFYGRYSAEAGANGFVSKKEGINNIIAAIDAAKNGYCYFPFSMDRFTGRLTSDQQRLDSLSRQEITVLNYILDGNDNNTIAEKMFISNKTVSTYKGRLMEKLECKSLMNLFTFAQNNKIW, translated from the coding sequence ATGAAAGCAATTATCATTGACGATCATCCACTCGCCATTACAGCTATTCGCAATCTCCTGCGTAAAAATGATATTGAGGTGTTGGCTGAATTGAGCGATGGCGCTAAAGCAGTGCAGAGCATGGAAACGCTAAAGCCGGACATTATGATTATCGATGTGGATATTCCGGTCCATAACGGTATCCAGGTGCTTGAGATGCTGCGCAAGCGCCACTACACCGGCATCGTCATTATTGTGTCAGCCAAGAATGATTACTTCTACGGCCGCTACAGCGCAGAGGCTGGGGCAAATGGTTTTGTCAGCAAAAAAGAAGGCATAAACAATATTATTGCCGCCATTGATGCCGCAAAAAATGGCTACTGCTACTTTCCGTTTTCCATGGATCGCTTCACCGGCCGTCTGACATCCGATCAGCAAAGATTGGATTCTCTCTCCCGACAGGAGATTACGGTGCTAAACTACATACTGGATGGTAATGATAACAACACCATAGCAGAGAAAATGTTTATCAGTAACAAAACGGTCAGCACTTATAAAGGTCGGTTAATGGAGAAACTTGAGTGCAAATCATTAATGAACCTGTTTACTTTCGCTCAGAACAATAAAATCTGGTAA
- a CDS encoding response regulator, whose protein sequence is MNFLTCFLVSVVLFFSVQANAAPSYTDYDVKFTNGSIELDDLRLTSHELRWLNSKKHFIVAVDSSMHSALLQTEPGLRAKGINADYLGLLQQNLKVKVILRKYPRAEDAVRALKEGEVDVMLTDLMNSRPQEPTLNLSQPLITTFPVLVTTVNNTMSPLSTIKPVKIARVNDYPAKAMIARSFPNAAVIDYPDYYEALASVSSGDNQYFIGSNIITSTLISRYFAHSLNAIKYYDCPCQLNYFFTRKEMTMLPDILNRFVDSLSNEIRRDVIQNRLNSGNLGFINQPLKLTSQEKKWIKNHPAVNVLVSSFHPPFSMTDENGDPRGMMGDLLNIIELQTGMKFVPVFTPITPPGDVLRPEGKWDIFPGAIYSEEREHQVAFSNTLIMSPYVYVMQKARMKEHTLKPGMKVGLPAYYGLDDTLKKRHPKVQWVSVANASAAFHQIQEGKLDALVATQSTARYMVDHYYPDTQDFFRIKNVPHAAITFAYPRGEPELKSIIDKALNNLPPSEILRLTEKWTQMPNVTIDTWDLYSQQFYIVTALAVSLILSSLLWGFYLLREVQRRKAIQGHLENQISFRKALSDSLPTPSYVVNSQGQIVSHNSAFSQYFTEDYYANASLPLTNPDSPFSVMMPEFAHIQLDEHGNRPINTCELEISNGRETRYVQHWLTLCDMPASDDRIFICGWEDITETRSLISALEIEKNKAINATVAKSQFLANMSHEIRTPVSSIMGFLELLTNQQQTEEQKAEAVKLAYSTGQSLLGLIGEILDVDKIESGKYQLKPEWLDMAEHLTVIYRAFHALAARKNIQLLIDNPLSHHCLIMIDPQAIKQVLTNLLSNALKFTDKGCVRLNARLIEHHHETAKLVIDVVDSGSGISEEEQKLLFKPYSQTHSGRQQTGSGLGLMICKQLVGKMQGELSVKSRPGVGSTFSVSIPVAVSTHQCVIAEERHESLTLPANLRILVADDHPTNRLLLKRQLSTLGYDVSEACDGEDALKKISQHHFDLLITDINMPHLDGFELTQVLRQEKNPITIWGLTANAQTLERDRGLGFGMDLCLFKPLTIDVLKRHLSQLSPAAPSASATQYLDINFLQENTDNDPELMREIVLTFSQESRDDLAHARQALNEGDWRTFKKHIHRIHGSAGILNLTRLRDICFQLESRPFTGSDSPDHAELMQTLAEHLAELDQEIALFLGQPL, encoded by the coding sequence ATGAATTTTCTTACTTGTTTTTTGGTCTCTGTTGTTCTTTTTTTTTCTGTACAGGCCAATGCAGCCCCTTCCTATACTGACTATGACGTCAAGTTTACCAACGGCAGCATCGAGCTTGATGATTTACGCTTAACCAGTCATGAACTTCGTTGGCTGAACAGTAAAAAGCATTTTATCGTCGCAGTCGATAGCTCCATGCACTCCGCACTCCTGCAGACCGAACCGGGTTTGCGGGCCAAGGGAATTAATGCTGATTACCTCGGGTTGCTGCAACAGAATTTGAAAGTAAAAGTGATTCTGCGGAAATATCCCCGCGCGGAGGATGCAGTCAGGGCCCTGAAGGAAGGGGAAGTGGACGTTATGCTGACAGATCTGATGAACTCGCGTCCGCAAGAACCCACCCTCAATTTGTCTCAGCCGCTGATAACCACCTTTCCTGTGTTGGTGACAACGGTTAATAACACCATGAGCCCGCTCAGCACCATCAAACCCGTCAAAATTGCACGGGTAAACGATTACCCCGCTAAGGCGATGATTGCCCGCTCCTTTCCCAATGCCGCGGTCATCGATTATCCTGACTACTACGAGGCACTGGCCTCAGTTTCCTCCGGCGATAATCAGTACTTTATTGGCAGTAATATTATTACCAGCACGCTTATCTCCCGCTACTTTGCGCATTCACTGAATGCCATCAAATATTACGACTGCCCCTGCCAGCTCAATTACTTTTTTACCCGTAAAGAAATGACCATGCTGCCGGACATTCTGAATCGATTTGTTGACAGTCTCAGCAATGAAATAAGAAGGGATGTGATCCAGAACCGGCTTAACTCCGGTAACCTGGGGTTTATCAATCAACCGCTGAAGTTGACCTCGCAGGAAAAAAAATGGATCAAGAATCATCCGGCGGTCAACGTGCTGGTCTCATCTTTTCATCCGCCATTTTCAATGACGGACGAAAATGGCGATCCGCGCGGCATGATGGGCGATCTGCTGAATATTATTGAGCTGCAAACCGGGATGAAGTTCGTTCCGGTCTTTACGCCAATTACTCCTCCGGGAGACGTACTGCGCCCGGAAGGAAAGTGGGATATTTTCCCTGGTGCGATATATTCAGAAGAGCGTGAACACCAGGTCGCCTTTTCCAACACGCTGATCATGTCTCCTTATGTGTATGTGATGCAAAAAGCCCGGATGAAAGAACATACGCTCAAGCCAGGCATGAAGGTTGGACTGCCCGCTTATTACGGGTTAGATGACACACTTAAAAAGCGCCACCCGAAGGTGCAGTGGGTGTCCGTTGCCAATGCCAGTGCGGCGTTTCATCAGATACAGGAAGGGAAGCTGGATGCGCTGGTCGCCACGCAGTCGACGGCACGCTATATGGTCGATCACTATTATCCGGACACTCAGGATTTCTTTCGCATTAAGAATGTGCCCCACGCAGCGATCACTTTTGCCTATCCCAGAGGTGAACCTGAGCTCAAGAGCATCATCGATAAAGCGCTGAACAATCTGCCGCCAAGTGAAATACTTCGCCTGACCGAAAAATGGACACAGATGCCCAACGTAACCATTGATACGTGGGATCTCTACAGCCAGCAGTTTTATATCGTTACCGCACTTGCCGTGTCACTGATATTGAGCAGCCTGCTGTGGGGGTTTTATCTGTTACGAGAAGTGCAGCGACGCAAAGCGATACAAGGCCATCTTGAAAATCAGATCTCCTTTCGCAAAGCGCTTTCAGACTCGCTGCCTACTCCAAGCTATGTCGTCAATTCTCAGGGTCAAATCGTGAGTCACAACAGCGCATTTTCACAATATTTTACTGAGGATTACTACGCAAATGCCTCGCTGCCGCTGACCAATCCTGATTCGCCATTCTCTGTCATGATGCCCGAATTCGCCCACATCCAGCTTGACGAGCACGGTAACCGGCCGATCAACACCTGCGAGCTGGAAATCAGCAATGGCCGTGAGACGCGCTACGTCCAACACTGGCTGACGTTGTGTGATATGCCCGCCAGTGACGACAGAATATTTATTTGCGGCTGGGAAGATATCACTGAAACGCGTTCGCTTATCAGCGCGCTGGAAATTGAGAAAAACAAAGCCATTAATGCCACCGTTGCCAAAAGTCAGTTTCTGGCAAATATGAGCCACGAAATCAGAACGCCGGTCAGCTCAATTATGGGATTCCTGGAACTGTTAACCAACCAACAGCAGACGGAAGAGCAAAAAGCGGAAGCGGTAAAACTGGCTTATTCGACCGGGCAATCCCTGCTCGGGCTGATCGGTGAAATTCTGGATGTCGACAAAATAGAATCCGGCAAATATCAGCTTAAGCCAGAATGGCTGGATATGGCTGAACACCTCACGGTGATTTATCGCGCCTTTCACGCGCTGGCCGCCAGAAAAAATATCCAGCTGCTGATCGACAATCCACTCAGCCATCACTGCTTAATTATGATTGACCCGCAGGCCATCAAACAGGTGCTGACCAATCTGCTGAGCAATGCGTTGAAGTTTACCGATAAAGGATGCGTCAGGCTGAATGCCAGGCTGATTGAACATCATCACGAGACGGCCAAACTGGTTATCGACGTGGTGGATTCCGGCAGTGGAATCAGCGAAGAAGAGCAAAAGCTGCTGTTCAAACCCTACAGCCAGACTCATTCAGGGCGTCAGCAAACCGGTTCTGGCCTCGGGCTGATGATCTGTAAACAGTTAGTGGGCAAAATGCAGGGGGAACTCAGCGTGAAAAGTCGTCCGGGCGTCGGATCAACCTTCAGCGTATCTATTCCGGTAGCCGTATCAACGCACCAGTGTGTCATTGCTGAAGAGCGCCACGAATCTCTAACGCTGCCCGCTAACCTGCGTATCCTGGTGGCGGACGATCACCCGACCAACCGGCTGCTGCTCAAGCGACAGTTAAGCACGCTTGGCTATGATGTCAGCGAAGCCTGCGATGGCGAAGACGCGCTTAAAAAAATCAGTCAGCATCACTTTGATTTACTGATCACCGACATCAACATGCCTCATCTCGACGGATTTGAATTAACGCAGGTATTACGCCAGGAAAAAAATCCCATAACCATCTGGGGGTTAACCGCCAATGCACAAACTCTCGAACGCGATCGCGGACTTGGCTTCGGCATGGATCTCTGTCTTTTTAAACCGCTGACGATTGATGTGCTGAAAAGACACTTAAGCCAGCTCTCTCCGGCGGCGCCGTCAGCCAGCGCCACCCAATATCTGGATATCAACTTCTTACAGGAGAATACCGATAACGATCCTGAGCTGATGCGCGAAATCGTACTGACTTTCAGCCAGGAATCACGGGATGATTTAGCGCATGCCCGACAGGCGCTGAATGAGGGAGACTGGCGCACGTTTAAAAAGCACATCCACCGTATTCACGGCTCTGCCGGCATACTTAATTTGACGCGTTTAAGGGATATCTGTTTCCAGCTGGAATCCCGGCCCTTCACCGGCAGCGACTCACCGGACCACGCTGAATTAATGCAGACGCTGGCGGAACATCTTGCTGAGCTGGATCAGGAGATCGCGCTTTTCCTCGGGCAGCCGCTGTAA
- the yfdE gene encoding CoA:oxalate CoA-transferase, translating to MNEDKKAGPFDGLLVIDLTHVLNGPFGTQILCDLGARVIKVEPPGHGDDTRTYGPYLDGQSLYYSFVNRGKESVVLNLKDESDRHIFTNMLKQADVLAENFRPGTLEKLGFSWEQLQAINPRLIYASSSGFGHTGPMKDAPAYDTIIQGMSGIMMETGFPDGPPVRVGTSISDLCAGVYLFCGIASALYGREKTGRGAHVDIAMFDSTLTFLEHGMMSYIATHQTPKRLGNRHPYMAPFDVFTTADKPITICCGNDHLFAALCGALQRPELAVDPRFASNVLRVENQAVLKQAIEAVLNTQTSEIWLARIGEAGVPVAPLLSVDEAIALPQTAARNMMIEAGGVRMPGNPIKISGYPDPHIRPGAATLDQHGEQLRFEFA from the coding sequence ATGAATGAAGATAAAAAAGCCGGGCCGTTCGACGGGCTGCTGGTTATCGATCTGACTCATGTGCTGAATGGTCCGTTTGGCACACAAATATTGTGTGATTTAGGCGCGCGCGTTATCAAAGTTGAGCCGCCAGGACACGGCGATGATACCCGGACGTATGGCCCCTATCTCGATGGCCAGTCCCTGTATTACAGCTTTGTGAATCGGGGTAAAGAGAGCGTAGTGCTCAATCTGAAAGACGAATCCGATCGGCATATCTTTACCAATATGCTGAAGCAGGCCGATGTGCTGGCGGAAAACTTTCGCCCCGGAACGCTTGAGAAACTCGGTTTTTCATGGGAACAGCTACAGGCGATTAATCCTCGTCTGATCTATGCCTCTTCTTCCGGTTTTGGACACACCGGCCCAATGAAAGATGCACCCGCCTACGACACCATTATTCAGGGCATGAGCGGTATTATGATGGAGACCGGCTTTCCTGATGGGCCGCCGGTTCGCGTCGGCACGTCGATTTCCGACCTCTGCGCGGGGGTTTATCTGTTTTGCGGCATAGCCAGTGCGCTGTATGGCCGGGAAAAAACCGGGCGCGGCGCGCATGTGGATATCGCGATGTTCGATTCGACGCTCACTTTCCTTGAACACGGCATGATGAGCTATATCGCCACCCATCAGACGCCGAAACGCCTTGGTAACCGCCATCCTTATATGGCGCCTTTCGACGTGTTTACTACGGCGGATAAACCGATCACCATCTGCTGCGGCAATGACCACCTCTTTGCTGCGCTATGTGGGGCATTACAGCGCCCTGAGCTGGCTGTCGACCCGCGATTTGCCAGCAATGTGCTGCGGGTAGAAAATCAGGCGGTTTTGAAACAGGCGATAGAAGCGGTGCTGAATACCCAGACCTCAGAAATCTGGTTGGCGCGTATCGGCGAGGCGGGAGTACCGGTGGCACCGCTGTTAAGCGTTGATGAAGCCATAGCACTGCCGCAGACCGCGGCGAGGAATATGATGATTGAAGCGGGTGGAGTGAGAATGCCGGGGAATCCAATAAAAATCAGTGGATATCCCGATCCGCACATTCGTCCCGGCGCCGCGACCCTCGATCAGCATGGGGAACAATTGCGCTTTGAATTTGCGTAA
- the yfdV gene encoding transporter YfdV: MFTFFTGDLLPIIVIMLLGYVSGKRQAFDEEQARALNKLVLNYALPAALFVSIVRANRDMIFADARLTIVSLVVIVGCFLFSWFTCYKFFKRTHAEAAVCALIAGSPTVGFLGFAVLDPIYGANVSTGLVVAIISIIVNAITIPIGLYLLNPSAGKDGKKSSNFAALISAAKEPVVWVPVLATLIVMAGIKIPAVWDPSFNLIAKANSGVAVFAAGLTLAAHKFEFSKEIAWNTFLKLILMPLVLLIVGMLFHLDAEQLQMTVLIGALPPAFSGIIIASRFNVYTRTGTASLAVSVLGFIVTAPMWIYISRLVS; encoded by the coding sequence ATGTTTACTTTCTTCACCGGCGATTTGCTGCCGATTATCGTTATTATGCTGCTGGGATATGTCAGCGGTAAGCGTCAGGCTTTTGATGAAGAGCAGGCTCGGGCGCTTAATAAACTTGTACTGAATTACGCATTACCTGCGGCACTGTTTGTTTCTATTGTGCGTGCTAACCGTGACATGATTTTTGCGGATGCTCGTCTGACGATTGTCTCTCTGGTGGTGATTGTTGGCTGTTTCCTTTTTTCCTGGTTCACATGCTATAAGTTTTTTAAACGCACACATGCCGAAGCGGCGGTTTGCGCGCTGATTGCAGGGTCACCAACGGTGGGTTTTTTGGGCTTTGCCGTGCTGGACCCGATCTATGGAGCCAATGTTTCGACCGGACTGGTAGTCGCCATCATTTCAATTATTGTTAATGCGATTACCATTCCTATCGGTCTGTATTTACTCAATCCTTCTGCTGGCAAGGATGGTAAGAAAAGCAGCAACTTTGCTGCGCTGATTTCCGCGGCGAAAGAGCCAGTGGTATGGGTACCGGTGCTGGCAACGCTGATTGTGATGGCAGGTATTAAAATTCCGGCGGTATGGGACCCGAGCTTTAATTTAATCGCTAAAGCGAACTCCGGCGTGGCGGTATTTGCGGCAGGTTTGACGCTGGCTGCACATAAATTCGAATTCAGTAAGGAAATTGCCTGGAACACCTTCCTTAAACTGATCCTGATGCCACTGGTACTGCTTATCGTCGGAATGTTATTCCACCTCGATGCGGAACAGCTGCAGATGACCGTGCTGATTGGTGCGCTGCCTCCGGCATTCTCAGGAATTATTATCGCCAGCCGTTTCAATGTTTATACCCGTACCGGCACCGCCTCTCTGGCCGTCAGTGTGCTTGGCTTTATCGTTACCGCGCCGATGTGGATCTATATCAGCCGTCTGGTTTCATAA